DNA sequence from the Corvus hawaiiensis isolate bCorHaw1 chromosome 6, bCorHaw1.pri.cur, whole genome shotgun sequence genome:
AGAAAGTTTGCCTAATACAGGTACAATTCGCTGGCACAAGAAACAGCAGTGAGGAATGTAGAAAGCAATGGATGTCAGCAGCATGTATGCATTAATAGAGTGGTCCTGTTTTCACCTTTTGCTGTTTATGCAAGTATTAAATTGGTATTTAAAATTGGTtattaaatttgcattttttaccACTGTGGTTatcttctgcttctttctcttcagtttACTCCTCTGTATCCTCAATCCTACCATCCATTCATCCAAACTACCCAGACTGTACTTCCACACCTGACCCCATCAGTCTCCTCTGTTCCTAAGATCTCTGAATAGAGAAGAGTCTTTCCTGCCTAACTTATTTTTCCATGAACATCTTCTTGGCCTCGCCTGCTTCATTTGCTCAAAGATTCCCCCTCCGTTGCCTCAAACACTTCTAACACCTAATTGTTTCTTGTCACCATGCCAGTGTGGTTCCTGACTCTCCATGCATCCCCAGTTTTCTCTTActctctttctggttttggtgaCTTTTACAAATTTTTCGAAGATAATTGCTGAAACCTTGACATGCCTTTTAAATACTACTGTAGGAAACAGCACAGTGACTCACTGTCTTATTGCACTGCAAAACTTTAAATGTCTGTCTTTGAGAATATGTCGAGTGTTCCTAAGGTATTCAAAATGTAAGAGCTGCTGTGGTTGATTGTCTTATGAAATAATAGTTAGATTGCATTTTGAAATGTCCTAGGATGTACATTTGTATGTTTTAGTTATGTTCACAATGGTAGAAATAACaatcaaaatgcaaaaagagaacacaaatAATGTGATAGGTTGTTTTACAGGTGTTTTCATGGTAACTAATGGAAGTCTGTGCTATTTAATGAGCTACttaaattttctgatttttttccttatagcTATCTCCAAAAGGATGCTtctgagcacagaaagcagtATGCAACAGTGCTAAAGTCCCAATGACAATACACCGAGGACAAGAATGGAAGTCAATTTATTGAGCAATTCTACTGTTGTAAACAGTTCATCCATCAACCATAAGCAGTTAGAAGGGCATAGCCTCTGGGAAGTCATTACTATTGCCACTGTAACTGCAATTGTAAGCTTAATAACCATAGTGGGAAATATTCTTGTAATGATATCCTTTAAGGTCAACAGTCAGCTCAAAACTGTCAACAATTATTACTTGCTCAGCCTTGCCTGTGCAGATCTCATCATTGGGATATTTTCTATGAACCTTTATACATCCTATATACTCATAGGCCATTGGACTCTTGGAAGCCTTGCCTGTGACCTGTGGCTAGCACTGGACTATGTAGCTAGCAATGCCTCAGTAATGAACCTCCTAGTCATCAGTTTTGACAGATATTTTTCCATCACAAGGCCTTTAACTTACAGGGCCAAACGCACACCCAAAAGAGCTGGCATCATGATTGGTATGGCTTGGCTAATTTCCTTCATGTTGTGGGCACCCGTAATCTTGTGCTGGCAGTATTTTGTGGGTGAACGAACAGTACCACCTGAAGAGTGCCAGATACAGTTTCTATATGAACCCATTATCACCTTTGGTACTGCAATTGCTGCTTTTTACATTCCAGTGTCTGTGATGACCATTCTGTACTGCCGCATTtataaagagacagaaaaacgCACCAAGGACCTCGCTGAACTGCAGGGCTCAGAGTCTGTGGCAGAGTTTGAGACAATAAAGCCTCAGAAAACTCTCCTGAAGTCTTGCTTCAGTTGCAAGCAACAAAACTTAGTCAAAAGAGAGAGGTGTCAGGCTTCTTGGTCTTCATCTAGTCGAAGTACATCAGCTACAGTGAAGGCCTCTCAGGCAGCAAGTACTTGTATGGACTGGGCTAAGGCTGACCAGTTAACCACCTGCAGCAGCTACGCATCGTCAGAAGACGAGGATAAACTTGCCACTGACTCGGTTTTCCAAGTAACTTACAAAAGCCCATCTAAAAGTAAGGCAGAAGAGTATAATGAGACTACAGATGTCGTTGTCAAAGACCAACCTGAAGAAAATGATTTTGAGAACCAGAAATACTTTTTGTCACCTGCCAAAGAACAcgtacagaaaaataaaaaatgtgtggCCTACAAATTCCGTTTGGTGGTTAAGGCTGATGGCACCCAGGAAGCCAACAATGGTTGCcgaaaagtaaaaataagtcCTTGTTCTGCTGCTCTGTCAAAGGACCCTTCCATCAAAAGCATGGATCCAAATATAAATAACCAAATCACCAAAAGGAAACGGATGGTTCTTATAAAGGAGCGCAAAGCGGCACAGACTTTAAGTGCCATTCTTTTGGCTTTTATCATCACATGGACTCCCTATAATATCATGGTCTTGATCTCCACATTTTGCTCTGACTGCATTCCCGTGACACTATGGCACCTTGGATATTGGCTATGCTATGTGAACAGCACTGTTAACCCCATTTGTTACGCCCTCTGTAATAAAACTTTCAGGAAGACTTTTAagatgctgcttttctgccagtggaaaaagaaaaaagtggaagAGAAACTATACTGGCAGGGCAATACAAGACTGCCATAATTGTTCTTGTATAAGGAATAAGGGGAAATATAGATATTGATGTAACCTAGCAAATTCTGTCTTTTCAAAGCTGTTGCTGTTGTGTCTAGTGGTTaaaaaaagatactgaaaaGTTAAATTTTGCATGAAAGTAGTGTGCTTGGGATAAAAAGTCAGTGGCTGCTATGAGCAACACAGGTTGTTTTTGACTATGCAGTAGAATTGCATTACAGTTACTGTGTTTGGTGTCTTATGTCCTTTCTTTCAGCCTGAGAATAGGTAGAATAAATTATAAACTACGAGAAATTAGACTGGGATGGTCATCCAGTCATCAGGTTAGGTCATCCAGTCTGTCTCCCTGTAGAGCAGAACTGTTTCTTCCTATAGTTCTTTGCTAGTGTATTGTTTATTTAGTTTTCAATGTACCAAGCAATGCAGCCTGTGCTACTTCTGTTTTGAGACTTTACCATTGGCTGTTGAGATGAAACAAGGACTATCCAAAGGGTAAATGCTGTCGTTCCCAATACTAAAAGGTTAGGGAGATTCATAATACTCCAAATGAATGCACATATTATGGCAGATTATAATACTGAGAAAATTTCCACTTTAAGGATGACTCTTGTAGAGGCATAGGAAGGGCTGGTAGTGGAAGAAATAGATAATGTATTTTGTACATGAAGAAGCAAGTCCCAATCTCAGTTCCATCATGCAAGTCACGGTCATTTGTAAAAATGGTGATGGATAGAAGATGGGTCTGAATTTCTCCAGTTCCCAGTACCTctgaaggaaatttaaaaattttattcagCAGTGACAATTGTACAAATCAGAACTGACTGCAAAGCATAATGGACAGTCTATCTACAACacaaggaaagtattttttgaGATCTCTTCTGTTGTGCTACACCTTGCTCCAAAAGTTTCCATTTCATTTACCTATATATAAACAGTGAGAGAACTGGCATCCTTTaaagaggaaagattttttAAGCAACTTTTTCAAGTTTCTATAAAGCTATTAAGAACATTTTGTATTCTTTGTCTTTAAATAGCTTTACAAATACTAGTCAACATCAGGTGCTTGGAAACATGAGTTATCTTCAGGCACTCTCTTTCGGTCCAGCAAAACCACATCTGCTACAGATGGGGCTGGAGTCAACCCCTCTGGTGGCTGTGGCTTCTGGGACTGGGTTGTAGTGGCCTAGTTACAAGCTGAGACTGACCTCTAGCTGAGATTTGAGGGGGCTTTTGGTGCCAGAGCTGAACTGCCTGTGCCGGCCTGGTGTCTGTGTTAGGTTGGCAGGAGTCCTGCAGCACTGACCGAGTGGGTGGGTAAGCAAGGGGCTGCCTTCAGCAGAAGGCCTTTGGAACGGACCTGGTGACCTGGCTCCTTGTGCTGGGAACAAACAAGAAGCCTCAGAAAAGGTCATGAGAAAAAGTTAATGGCAATGGGAGTCATGAGGCATGGAAATCCTAAAGAAATCAAATTGTTatgaagaaaggagaaagatctTCATGTACACAAAGTTCAAATTCAGTTCTAGCCTTTCTATCAAAATTCTGAGTGAGATACtctgaaatattattttgggACAATCTTCATATTATATCTACTATACACTTTAGTGGGACATTGCAGTGGTGACATTACCCAGTTGCACATTTCAGGGATTGAATAAGTCATCATGAATGTACCATTGCTCTCAGTGAAATTgtataatttattaaattatcATGCCATCAGAATGTTTCCCTACAGATAGATAAATCCTCCACGTCAACAATCACAGTACAactaattaacatttttttagcCCCAGTGTCCACAGGGGAAAGTTTTGTCAGTGAAAGGTTAGCAGTGTACTAATGTAAAAATATGTTCTCTAACTTCACATGACTGATTTTGTAATGCACTATACTGTGcctattattttttttgtgcattAGCATATGATTACTtatgaaaggaaagcagaggtcTTTACAAAAACTCTTTCATCAGTTTTGCTCTGTCACTATCCAGAGCTTTTCCTGCATACAGTAATATGTACAAATTGGTTATTAGAGTGagtttattttatattacattAGATCAGACATTCAATAAACTATGTTTGATTTTTAGTAAATGAATATGTCTCTCTGGGGGCACAAGCTGTACTTAAAGGCAAAATTTATGAGGTAGTAACAGTTCCTGCTAGCTACACTGTTATTGCTGAAGTGAAGCATTGGCTCCTATTGAAATTAAATGGggtattttttgttggttttggtgtCTGTTGATCAAGAATGTTCTGTAAATGTTTATGGACTCTCTGCTCAGTAAATGTACTAGAATACACAGTGATGGATGCAATAATGTTGGTTCAATGTAATAGTGAAATATGTGCTCAAATTATGCTGCTAGCACCTACCATGTGAGAGATTACATGGCCACAGATAAGTACATTGTAAATACCAAGAATTATATAAAGAGGTGTGTGTTGCTTTATTGTTATGTAGGAtgtttattcttaaaaataatcaaaaccacaaaaagaCAAATGTGGTCCTCATCAGAGTATCAGTTAGTACTTGATTATATTTTGTACCTTTAAAAGGTGTTGTGGGACTTCTGCAGTGTAGGAAAATCTTGTTACCTGTATTTCTGtccttttaatgaaatttttacTGACCTGTAATTAATTATCATAATGGActaatgaaatgttttttgtaaaattacattttagttATACATCATTTtgtacacatacatatatacgtATGTATGTATTATCAATATAGATGCATAAATACACATCCCTAACTAAGCTTTCCAGAGACCCAGCACCTTTTATATTTTCAAGTATTGAATTTTCCCATAAACTGGGGTATGATTTTTGTCTCTCCCTTTTCTTAAATGCCAGCCTCCCTACATATTCCAGATTCCCATAATTGATCAACTAACATCAATTTTTTGCAAATATAATTTATGTTTGTAGATAAATACTTGGAAGAGTTCCCAGAATTTTTAAGCAGATGTAGAACACCTGGATACAGTTGTGCGCTTTCTGTGACTACTCAGAGTGAAGAGCTTTGCAAAGGACAGCTCCTGTaatgctcctgcagctgctgggcagtCAGTGGCTTCTCTGTTTTGAGACACAGGTTAACCTTGACTCTAAAAAGGGATACTGTGTCTTTTCACTTGAGTACTTGGGTTTACCCCTAGCAAGCCAGTAAGAGGCCACTCTGTTTCTTATGTGGTCGCCCCAAATCTCCACTGCTGCCTTTTGAACCCTGTCAGAAATGTTCTGCCACATATATTTGACAGTTGAGAGTCAGAAAACCCTAAACTTTAACCATTTAAATAAGCTTCTGGTTTATGATTTTATTAATAGTGATCCTATAAGTagttaaaacaattaaaaatggaTAACATCACGTTGTAAAACAGGATAATCTATGACTATTAGTGATTTCAGAAAGGGATGATGTTAcaattgtttttccattttggtAAACTTATTTTTTCAGGGTTAAGGAACTTCGGTCTTTGTTACACTCAGTAAAAGTGCTGCCTTTTACTCAGTATTTTTGCCATTAGTCAATAAATGTCACTAATTTCTTCATGTATCTGCTGATATACCAAAGTCAGTCCTCTTcaaataaaccaaacatttcAAATCCTTCAGAAGTTTTCTTCTCAACAGGTACTTCTCCAGACCCTGCTTGCTGATGGCTTCTGTTTCATAGACCTCTTAAATTTGGATGTTTTTACTGAATTCCTGGATTACAATGCCAAAATAGAAGCTGAAGTATCTTTTAATCCTTACATGGAGCAGCAACCTAGACATAGTGGAGGTCAGATAGTTGTTTTTTAGTGTGTGCTGTCCATAAGGACTCATTTAGTGTACAATGCAGGGGGTAGCTATAGGAGGAAGAGTGGAGAGAGGGTACAATGGAGGATTCCAGCTGTGGAACATGACTGGATTCAGCTTTGTAGCCCCCCACTCAGCCTGTGGCCTGATGccttctgaaatgcaaaagacATGAGAGTGACTAAAGGGCTGTTTGCTAGTTCTAGTAGGAAAAAATGAGGCCATGCACCTAACGTTGTTAATTTTTTGATGCACAGTATTGCATCAATAAACTAACAACATTAGTCAGCTAGCCCCTAAAACCACTTTATCATACTTTTAAATCTATGGTTAGTACATGAAAAATAAGGTTACCTGGGAGTCTGGGAtatcagaaacaaaagcaagcaCTTTCTCATATcaaaattgaattatttttaaagataaaaaataaattccaagtTGATTAATGTGGCATTGTATGTGAGAGTGTGCTTAAGTTTTCTGCAGTTGAGAAAACAGTAtaaggagaaatgcaaagtagCAGAGgtaaagaaaactattttactGGTGGTGTTAGGAGATTGCGTCATTGAAGTGGAACATGCCTCCCATTCACAGGTGCTTAGAGCTGAAACCTCTTGCTCTAGACTTCGTCATACTTACTCATTTTGAAAGGGTATTTATTTGACCAAATAAATTTGTTTCACAGCTACTCATGGGAAGACCCTTCTTTCCTATACTGCAGGAGGCAGTAAAATCAGGAAAGGCTAAGAGAGAGAGCATAGGAGAAATGTGATTGGCAAAAGAAAATAGGAGTGGGTAGAATAGAAACCCCCTATGTTTCAGTCTGTGATTTCACTGATTCAGTGTTGAAAGCCAGATGCCTTCAACATTTTTCTGGGTATCTGGTGATCAGGGTtcagcagtggaagaaaaaaatctgttcagttAAGATAGTCTTTTGCCAAGGAATTATGAAGTAAAATTTAGCCTGCTTGCAAAGGTTCCATGCTGGTGGATGTTTTAGAAAATTCTTACTTATTTTCATCCAGTACTTAGTACCAAATCCAGTCCCAATACTCATTTCCATCCATACTTTGTTTAGAAGTGTGGAATGTAGCTCAGTCCCTGAGTTTGATTAAATGTCTCAGGTTTTTTGCTAGTAGGCTTCTTGTTACGagtttttattacattttaatcTAATTTTTATTCTGGAATTCAGTGCATAGGTTTGTAGGGCTCCAGTTAGTACTAGAGTCCCTCTAACACTGGGCAGCTGGATTTGCACTGCTGGTGCCCAAGTTATTCATACAGCTTATTTGCAGAGTCCTTTCCTCCAAAACCCTCTAAAAAAGGTTAAGGGTGTGCTGCAGGGCAGGTTACCTGCCTTTGATCAGCAGTTGCAGCCTGTGGACTTTCCCTTTTTCACTTCTATGTCAAGGTTATTAAACTCACATTTTTGGAAGGTGTGTGAGAATCTGGCTATATGGCCACGAATTCTTATAGAGCTGTGTGAGACTGGCAGCACTCAGGTGATTTTCTTGTATTCTCATTACAAATTTGGAGGCATCCTGATAGAATTATGCAGAACACACATTAAATTGGCTCAGTGATATAAACTCAATTCAGGTACTTACCATTTCTTCCCTATGACACTTCTGTCTTTGAACACAAattcaggcagaaaaaaatcagatgctgCAAAATTGGCATGTGTGCTATGTTGGCCTCACCCATGTCACATAGCTGCATCtctttctgaaaatgctgcagtgcatcatgaaaaataaaaattgcttccctggcttttctgcttccaaaaTAGTTTCTCATCTTAAGCAATCATGACGGTTTTGGTCCTCTCAAAACACAATAGAATTTATTTTcgaaataattttcattaaaattataaatattttaaattaaaaagcaggaatttgaCAGTATCTGTTGGTTGAGTTTCTTTAACTGAAATATCTAAGAAAACATACATGACAATCTAATCATTATCCTGACATTTTGTAAAATGCAACAATACAAACTCTTCATTCAGCTGATAAACTCTTCATTCTGTCATTCAGCTATTCCAATGATATAGAAATGTGTGAAGCAACTCAAACAgtggtaaaagaaaacaaggtcTTCAACGTTATAAAAATTgaaattcttttatttatttttttaaaacagaataatttataattgaattttattttattttataattagaAAAAAGGCACTGTTCAAATGATGTCAAGGTTGAGTACTAAAACTATTGAAACTAGTAAATGTG
Encoded proteins:
- the CHRM5 gene encoding muscarinic acetylcholine receptor M5 — translated: MEVNLLSNSTVVNSSSINHKQLEGHSLWEVITIATVTAIVSLITIVGNILVMISFKVNSQLKTVNNYYLLSLACADLIIGIFSMNLYTSYILIGHWTLGSLACDLWLALDYVASNASVMNLLVISFDRYFSITRPLTYRAKRTPKRAGIMIGMAWLISFMLWAPVILCWQYFVGERTVPPEECQIQFLYEPIITFGTAIAAFYIPVSVMTILYCRIYKETEKRTKDLAELQGSESVAEFETIKPQKTLLKSCFSCKQQNLVKRERCQASWSSSSRSTSATVKASQAASTCMDWAKADQLTTCSSYASSEDEDKLATDSVFQVTYKSPSKSKAEEYNETTDVVVKDQPEENDFENQKYFLSPAKEHVQKNKKCVAYKFRLVVKADGTQEANNGCRKVKISPCSAALSKDPSIKSMDPNINNQITKRKRMVLIKERKAAQTLSAILLAFIITWTPYNIMVLISTFCSDCIPVTLWHLGYWLCYVNSTVNPICYALCNKTFRKTFKMLLFCQWKKKKVEEKLYWQGNTRLP